From the Rhizobium leguminosarum bv. trifolii WSM1325 genome, one window contains:
- a CDS encoding cyanophycinase (TIGRFAM: cyanophycinase~PFAM: peptidase S51 dipeptidase E~KEGG: cps:CPS_1870 cyanophycinase) translates to MLKKTKTANGRDGTLIIIGGHEDHDGERVILKEVAKNVRDGKLVLATVASHEPEGYLEKYQRSFGDLGIPHVTELYIEERDQATSEDKLAGLRDVGAVFFSGGDQLRITSLIGDTPIDEHVHEIFANGGVIAGTSAGASAMSDTMLVRGSNASSFRIGDLSMAPGLGLLPNVIIDQHFAERGRIGRLIGAVSQNPRVLGIGIDEDTAIVVRGHRFEVIGTGAVYLVDAGDITHTNIAEASPDEALSIYDLKLHVLSSGDGFNLETRRPDRETVAVSLEKRW, encoded by the coding sequence ATGCTTAAGAAGACCAAGACTGCGAACGGTCGAGATGGCACGCTCATCATCATCGGCGGCCATGAGGACCATGACGGCGAGCGCGTCATTCTCAAGGAGGTTGCAAAGAATGTCAGAGACGGAAAGCTCGTGTTGGCAACCGTCGCGTCGCACGAGCCGGAAGGATATCTCGAAAAATACCAGCGGTCGTTCGGCGATTTGGGCATACCCCATGTGACCGAGCTCTATATCGAGGAGCGGGACCAGGCGACGAGCGAAGACAAGCTTGCAGGACTTCGCGACGTCGGCGCCGTTTTCTTTTCTGGCGGTGATCAGCTCCGCATCACCAGCCTCATCGGCGACACGCCGATCGACGAGCACGTCCATGAAATCTTTGCAAATGGCGGCGTCATCGCCGGCACGTCCGCCGGAGCTTCGGCGATGAGCGATACAATGCTGGTCCGCGGCTCAAATGCTAGCTCGTTCCGGATTGGTGATCTAAGCATGGCTCCCGGGCTGGGTCTGCTCCCGAACGTCATCATCGACCAGCATTTTGCCGAGAGGGGGAGGATCGGCAGGTTGATCGGCGCCGTATCGCAGAATCCACGGGTCTTGGGTATCGGCATCGATGAGGACACCGCGATCGTCGTGCGCGGTCACCGTTTCGAGGTCATTGGCACTGGAGCGGTTTACCTCGTCGACGCTGGAGACATCACCCATACCAACATCGCTGAAGCTTCCCCGGACGAGGCACTATCGATCTATGATCTGAAACTCCATGTCCTAAGCTCCGGTGACGGCTTCAACCTCGAGACCCGTCGGCCGGACCGCGAGACCGTCGCAGTCTCTCTTGAAAAAAGGTGGTAA
- a CDS encoding Asparaginase (PFAM: peptidase T2 asparaginase 2~KEGG: dvu:DVU2242 asparaginase family protein) produces the protein MWSIILHGGAKTIAMKDMAANRSGCRKALEAGAAILRNGGTSIDAAEAAVRVLEDDPTFNAGYGSVQNEDGEVECCAAMMEGERFNVGAIAAAKGVRNPVAAAKAMLFDKPVLIAGDGARAFAAQAGLRLCDPDALIVMHEAKQPDAEKRHDTVGCVALDEQALLATAVSTGGLQGTPAGRVGDSPQPGCGFYCDNNIGGAVFSGDGEDIARMMLAARVMYALHDLSPREAVEASLAHLERIGGEAGGIAVTPDGKFGWAHNSEHFAVAYASSGEPSPKVYLSKSEEQNA, from the coding sequence ATGTGGTCAATCATTCTCCATGGCGGAGCTAAAACAATTGCAATGAAGGATATGGCTGCCAACCGTTCCGGCTGCAGAAAGGCTTTGGAGGCGGGTGCTGCGATCCTCAGGAATGGCGGCACGAGCATTGACGCCGCAGAGGCGGCAGTGCGCGTTCTTGAAGACGATCCGACCTTCAATGCGGGTTACGGCAGTGTTCAGAACGAAGATGGCGAAGTCGAATGTTGCGCGGCGATGATGGAGGGGGAACGCTTCAACGTTGGCGCGATCGCGGCGGCGAAAGGTGTTCGCAATCCGGTTGCGGCAGCAAAAGCAATGTTATTCGATAAGCCCGTGCTGATCGCAGGCGACGGAGCAAGAGCGTTCGCCGCGCAAGCCGGCCTCAGGCTCTGCGATCCGGATGCGCTCATCGTTATGCATGAAGCCAAGCAACCGGATGCCGAAAAACGTCACGACACCGTTGGCTGCGTTGCACTCGATGAACAAGCACTTTTGGCGACTGCCGTGTCAACCGGTGGATTGCAGGGAACTCCGGCCGGTCGCGTCGGCGATTCCCCTCAGCCAGGTTGCGGTTTCTACTGCGACAACAATATCGGCGGGGCAGTATTTTCGGGTGATGGTGAGGATATCGCCAGGATGATGCTCGCCGCCCGGGTCATGTACGCCCTTCACGACCTCTCGCCGCGAGAGGCGGTAGAGGCCTCGCTCGCTCATCTCGAGCGTATCGGAGGAGAGGCCGGTGGAATTGCTGTGACGCCTGACGGCAAGTTCGGCTGGGCTCACAACAGCGAGCATTTTGCCGTCGCCTATGCGAGCAGCGGTGAGCCGTCTCCAAAGGTTTATTTGAGCAAATCGGAAGAGCAAAATGCTTAA
- a CDS encoding cyanophycin synthetase (TIGRFAM: cyanophycin synthetase~PFAM: Mur ligase middle domain protein; cytoplasmic peptidoglycan synthetase domain protein; RimK domain protein ATP-grasp~KEGG: cps:CPS_1871 cyanophycin synthetase~SNP /replace=T) produces MQEVGVYRGPNLHSRTKMVRIQLDLGKLEQYPTNLLPGFVDALLKHVPGLREHGCSYGEPGGLVLRMEEGTWLGHVAEHVAIELQNIAGADVARGKTRSVTNMPGVYNVMFEYENEDLGLLAGRFALELVNFLLPADLQGLAGADMIAPSPLAQFTMAEALRVLRAAHSEIAFGPTTASIVREAEARSIPWRRLDNSSLVQLGYGKHLKRIRASCSSLTSEIAAEIASDKELTKRLLIEAGLPAPWGTVVSSAEEAVEAAQSLGLPVVIKPVDGNHGRGVNIGLSSQSEVEWGFEQARAHSSQVLVEQQFVGGDHRILIIGGRLVAAAKRVPAHVIGNGRVTIEQLINRENEDPRRGEGHEAALTRISIDECLIHYIARSGFTLSSVPERGKPVMLLPTANLSTGGTAIDCTEDIHPDNALIACRAAQIIGLDIAGIDFVAPDIRRSVLQTGGGIIEVNAGPGFRMHLYPSQGKRRDVAGAVLDLLYPPGAPSRVPVLAVTGTNGKTTTTRMLAHILAADGQIVGMTSSNGVYIDGRRIMEGDCTGPRSARVVLGEPTIDVAVLETARGGLLREGLAFNACDIGCVTNVTADHLGLRGVHSVEDLAAVKSVVVEAVHEDGWSILNADDPLVAAMREEAGGHICYFSTKAPKQWPDFLKDHVFHGGRALGCDLATGLFDMILYDKAQKMLICRVDEIPATMNGMAAFNVENALAASAMAVCNGVPLPVIREALRSFGTSYEQSAGRLNMVEREGVRIIVDYAHNPGGLRALGRLVGKLRTGNSSCIGVVGIGGDRRDQDIYEMGEIAASVFDRLILKEDYDLRGRSAGEVVAILRQGALKAGFDASKLEVVLREHEAVERALGSALNDDLIVVTADDIARVWKRVSAPPANELDPLPYKGAIPLQSEIRVF; encoded by the coding sequence GTGCAAGAGGTCGGCGTCTACCGTGGCCCGAACCTTCACAGTCGAACCAAAATGGTCCGCATCCAGTTGGACCTTGGGAAGTTGGAACAGTATCCGACAAATCTTCTGCCTGGCTTCGTTGATGCCCTTCTGAAACATGTTCCCGGATTGCGCGAGCATGGTTGTAGCTACGGCGAACCCGGAGGGCTAGTTCTGCGCATGGAAGAAGGCACGTGGCTCGGACATGTCGCCGAGCATGTTGCTATCGAACTGCAGAACATCGCGGGCGCTGATGTTGCCCGCGGCAAGACCCGCTCGGTGACCAACATGCCCGGCGTCTACAATGTCATGTTTGAATATGAGAATGAGGATCTCGGCCTGTTGGCGGGACGCTTCGCGCTAGAGCTCGTCAATTTTCTCTTGCCCGCCGATTTGCAGGGGCTCGCTGGCGCCGACATGATAGCGCCGTCCCCCCTTGCGCAGTTCACGATGGCTGAAGCTCTGCGCGTTCTCCGCGCGGCGCATTCTGAGATTGCCTTCGGCCCCACGACTGCATCGATCGTTCGTGAAGCGGAAGCGCGCTCCATCCCCTGGCGAAGACTTGACAACAGCAGCCTTGTCCAGCTGGGCTACGGCAAACATCTCAAGCGCATCAGAGCAAGCTGCAGCTCCCTCACCTCCGAGATTGCAGCGGAAATCGCCAGCGACAAGGAACTGACCAAGCGCCTGCTGATCGAGGCTGGCCTACCGGCGCCGTGGGGGACTGTTGTCAGTAGCGCGGAAGAAGCGGTAGAGGCAGCACAGTCGCTCGGCCTGCCCGTCGTCATCAAGCCGGTGGACGGCAACCATGGTAGAGGTGTCAATATCGGTCTTTCGAGTCAGAGCGAGGTGGAGTGGGGTTTCGAGCAGGCTCGAGCGCATAGCAGCCAGGTTCTAGTGGAGCAGCAGTTTGTCGGCGGGGATCACCGCATCCTTATTATCGGCGGCAGGCTGGTCGCCGCTGCAAAGCGTGTCCCCGCCCACGTCATCGGCAACGGCAGGGTGACGATCGAGCAGTTGATCAACCGCGAGAACGAAGATCCTCGCCGTGGCGAGGGGCATGAGGCGGCACTTACCCGGATCTCGATCGACGAATGCCTCATCCACTACATCGCCCGTTCCGGATTCACTCTCTCTAGCGTTCCGGAAAGGGGGAAACCGGTCATGCTCCTGCCAACTGCGAACCTGTCAACCGGTGGCACCGCCATCGACTGCACCGAAGACATTCATCCGGACAATGCACTGATTGCCTGTCGCGCGGCGCAGATTATCGGCCTCGACATAGCCGGCATAGACTTCGTCGCGCCGGACATCAGACGCTCGGTTCTTCAGACGGGCGGGGGCATCATCGAGGTCAATGCGGGACCGGGGTTTCGCATGCATCTTTATCCCTCCCAGGGCAAGCGGCGTGACGTTGCAGGTGCGGTTTTGGATCTTCTTTATCCGCCAGGCGCGCCCAGCCGAGTGCCGGTACTGGCCGTGACAGGCACGAACGGCAAAACGACAACGACCCGAATGCTGGCTCATATCCTCGCCGCCGATGGCCAGATAGTCGGAATGACGTCTAGCAACGGCGTCTACATCGACGGCCGGCGTATCATGGAGGGCGACTGCACCGGTCCAAGGAGCGCGCGTGTTGTGCTGGGCGAACCGACCATAGACGTCGCTGTTCTCGAAACGGCGCGCGGTGGACTGCTTCGTGAGGGACTGGCATTCAACGCTTGTGACATAGGCTGCGTGACGAATGTGACGGCTGATCACCTTGGCCTTCGGGGTGTCCATTCGGTGGAAGACCTCGCCGCTGTAAAGTCGGTGGTGGTTGAAGCCGTTCATGAAGATGGCTGGAGCATCCTCAACGCCGATGACCCACTGGTCGCCGCCATGCGCGAGGAAGCCGGTGGCCATATCTGCTACTTCTCCACGAAAGCACCCAAGCAGTGGCCGGACTTTTTGAAGGACCACGTTTTCCACGGCGGCCGAGCCCTGGGATGCGACCTGGCTACCGGCCTGTTCGACATGATACTCTACGACAAGGCACAGAAAATGCTGATCTGCCGCGTCGACGAGATCCCCGCCACCATGAACGGAATGGCTGCCTTTAATGTCGAGAATGCGCTGGCAGCGTCAGCGATGGCCGTATGCAACGGTGTTCCTTTGCCCGTCATCCGTGAGGCGTTGCGTTCATTTGGAACATCCTACGAGCAGTCGGCTGGACGTCTTAACATGGTCGAGCGCGAGGGGGTCCGTATAATCGTGGATTATGCCCATAATCCTGGAGGTCTTCGCGCCCTTGGGAGGCTGGTCGGAAAGCTTAGGACCGGGAACAGCAGCTGCATTGGCGTCGTCGGCATCGGCGGTGACAGACGCGACCAGGATATTTATGAAATGGGCGAGATTGCGGCTAGCGTTTTTGACCGCTTGATTCTGAAGGAGGACTATGATTTGCGGGGAAGATCGGCTGGCGAGGTTGTTGCCATTCTTCGTCAAGGCGCGCTCAAAGCGGGCTTCGACGCTTCCAAACTCGAGGTCGTGCTCCGCGAACACGAGGCGGTCGAGCGCGCGCTGGGCTCAGCCCTAAATGACGACTTAATAGTCGTCACCGCTGACGACATCGCCCGTGTTTGGAAGCGGGTCTCTGCCCCGCCGGCCAACGAACTCGATCCTCTCCCATACAAGGGCGCTATTCCACTCCAATCAGAAATTCGGGTTTTCTGA
- a CDS encoding protein of unknown function DUF892 (PFAM: protein of unknown function DUF892~KEGG: ret:RHE_PF00058 hypothetical protein): MENQALSIMRPQVARIESYPEVARRLEQHIKETEGQIGRIDELLDQFGADSSTLKDFALSFSGSMAAMGHTIAGDEILKNSFANFAFENFEIAAYKSLLILAELGGHGNVTCARLANLKEEQAMAQWLDENVAAVTTRFASLKEDGRTAKA; this comes from the coding sequence ATGGAAAACCAAGCTCTGTCGATCATGCGTCCTCAGGTCGCTCGCATCGAAAGCTATCCCGAGGTCGCCCGCCGTCTTGAGCAGCACATCAAAGAGACGGAGGGTCAGATTGGACGCATTGACGAGTTGCTAGATCAGTTCGGCGCTGACAGTTCTACGTTGAAGGATTTTGCCCTCTCCTTCTCCGGAAGCATGGCGGCGATGGGGCATACGATAGCAGGTGACGAAATCCTCAAGAACTCGTTCGCCAACTTTGCATTCGAGAATTTTGAAATCGCAGCTTATAAATCGCTCCTCATCCTTGCTGAGCTTGGCGGTCACGGAAATGTAACCTGCGCGCGCCTGGCGAACTTGAAAGAAGAACAGGCAATGGCCCAGTGGCTGGACGAGAACGTGGCTGCTGTCACTACCAGGTTCGCAAGCCTCAAGGAAGAT